The Kitasatospora albolonga nucleotide sequence GCCTGGGCGGTGAGCAGTCCCGGCCGTTCCTGCTCTGGCCGCGCGGGATGACGGACCCGCTCGACATCGTGGCCGCGGAGACCGCCGAGGGCGCGCCCCCGCCGCCGGGCGGCGGGCTGGTGGGCGCCGAGGCGGTGCACCGGGTGCTGAACCGCTGGCTGCTGGAGTTCTCGGGGCCCCAGGTGCCGGTGCGGACGGAGGGGTTCACGGGGGCGGCCCGGGCGGACGAGCCGTTCCCGGGGGATTCGGGGAGCTCGGTGGGTTCGGTGGGTTCGAGGAAGGGGTCGGTCGAGGCTCGGGGGCCGGTCGACCGGAAACCCCCGCTGTCCTCCGACGTGGTGCACGGCCAGGTCCCGCAGGGCCAGGCCCCGCCCGCGCGGACGCCCCCGGTGCTCAGCGAGGTCCCGCTGCCGCTGCCCCTGCCGCTGTCGGAACCGGAACCGGAACCGGAGGCGCCGGGCACGACGGGGTGAGCGCGCCCCGGCTCACGCTCAGGCCGACTGCCGCCGTACCAGCGTCGGCGGGAAGACCACGGAGGGCGAGGGGCCGCCGGGCCCGCCGATCTGCTTGAGCAGCAGCCGGGCCATCTCCGCCGCCATCTCCTCCACCGGCTGCCGCACCGTCGTCAGCGGCGGGTCGCAGGCGGCGGCCGCGCTGCTGTCGTCGAAACCGACCACCGCGACATCGGACGGTACGTCACGCCCGGCCCGCAGCAGCACCGGCAGAGCGCCCAGCGCCATCAGGTCCGAGGCGATGAACACCCCGTCCAGGCCCGGCTGTTCCGCCAGCAGCCGGCGCATCGCCGCCGCCCCGCCCAGATGGGTGAAGTCCCCCTCGGCACAGGCCACGTCCTCGATGCCGTGCGCGGCGAGCGCCTCCAGGAACCCCGCCAGCCGGACCTGCCCGGCGGGCCTGTCCTGCGGACCGGAGATCGTCCCGATGCGGCGCCGCCCCAGCGCGGCCAGATGGTCGGCCGCGAGCCGCGCCCCGGCCTGCTGGTCCACCTCCACATAGGCGAGCGACGAGGGGCGCGGGGGACGGCCCGCGAGGACGGCGGGCAGCCGGGTGTCCTCGAGCAGCCCCGGCAGCGGGTCGTCCGCGTGCGAGGTGACCAGGACGACGCCGTCGACATGGCCGTGGCGCAGGTAGGAGAGCAGCTGGTTCCGGGACGCCTCGTCGTCCGCCAGCATCAGCACCATCTGGATGCCCGCCGGACGCAGCACTTCGAGGAGTCCACCGACGACCCGGCCGAAGTAGGGGTCGGAGAACATCCGGCCGACGAACGGCTCGGAGTCCGGCCGCCGTTCGCGCTCCGAGATCACCAGGGCCACGGAGTCGGTCCGCCGGGTCACCAGCGAGCGGGCCGCCCGGTTGGGCACGTACCCGGTGGTCGCCACCGCCTCCTCGACCACGGTGCGCAGGGCCGGGTCCACCGTGGTGGCTCCGTTGATCACCCGCGACACGGTGGCCCGTGAGACACCTGCCACGGCCGCCACGTCCTCCAAGGTCGGGCGCACGGGCGGCTCCACTTCGGCTGTCATGCAGCCCTTTATACCCGCAGCCCAGCCGCACCGGTCAGCCGAGGGCCCGCGCGGCCTCCGGGAGCCCTTCCAGCTCGGTGAGCGCGGCCTCGCGCGCGGTGACGAGTGCGGCGGCCAGCCGCTTCGCGTCGGCTCTGGCGCCCGCGTCGATCTCGGACCGCGACACCTGCGCGGAGTGGCGCAGATGGTCGTGGACCAGTTTCAGGAAGAGCCGGTCGAAGGCCGAGCCCTCGGCCGCTTCCGCCGCTGCCAGGTCCTGTTCCGTCACCATGCCGGGCATGTCGTGGCCCGCGTGCACATCGGTACGGGGAAGCCCCATCCGTACCAACAAGGCTTTCAGGCGCTTGAGTTCGGACTCCTGGCCACTGCGCAGGCGGTCCGCGAAGGCCCGCAGCCGGGGCTCGGTGGCGCGGTCGGCGGCGAGGGCGAGCAGGGCCACCGCCTTCTCGTTCATCGGGGTCATCAACTGCACCCAGGCGGCGTCGGTGGAGGGGGCGGAGGCGGTCTTCCGTACGGCGGAGGGGCCGGGCGCGGGGTCCGTGGCGGGGGAGCAGCCGGCCGACGCGGTGAGGACCAGCAGGGCCGACAGGCACAGCGCGACGAGGGGCCTGGCCGGGGCGGAGCGGTTCATGAGGTGTCCTGTGACCGGGCGGAGGGTGCCGCCCCGGAGCCTGTGCCCGGGGCGGACACCGGCGGACAGCCGGCCTGCACATCACCGGCACATCACTGACGCATCACCGGAGCTTTCCTGACGGAGGCTCAGGGGGTGCCGTCGAAGCCGCACTTGACGATGGCGTTGATGCAGTCGCGTACGCGCTGTGCGAGCTCCTCCTCCGGCCATACGTTGAAGAAGTCGCCGTGCATCGTGTAACCGGCCCCCGACGCCAGCCGGAAGCGGGCCGGGTCGCCGTTGACCGGATAGCGCAGCACCTGGCGGAGCTTGGGCACCGGTACGGGGTGGGTCGACGGGCAGGCACCGGCGACCGGGTAGGCCATGTGGCTCTTGTGGTCGGCCGAGTCGAGATCCGTACCGTTCCAGCACTGCGGGAAGTCCAGGTAGGACTCCAGCATCGTGCCGGGCGGACAGTTCACGAAGTCCTGCGAGGGGTCGACGTGACCGGCGTGCAGGCACGACCACCGGGCGATGGTGTTCTCCTGCGGCCCGGCCGCTTTCGCGTTGCCCGCCACGATGCGCAGGCCCCGGGGGAAGGGCTGGATCTGCCGGATGATGTCGTCCCTGACCCCTTCGCCCAGGTAGTAGAAGGTGGTCCCGGTCGGCTCCACCTCCCGGTCGCCGTCGTACAGGGTGGGCACCCAGTACGAGGAGAGGTCGGTCTCGGGCGAGCAGCTGGTGCGGCCTTTCTCCAGCGACTCCAGGTCCGAGTTCCCGTTCGTGGTGTCGTTGCCGAAGAAGCTGTGCATGTGGGAGGCGCCCGGCAGGCCCGGGAAGACGATCGGGTCGTCGGGGGCCCGGTGGGTGAACGGGCACTCCGCGAGGAACTCGGCGACCCGCACCACATCGGCGGCGGCCCCGGGCGCGATCCCGGCGGCGGCGCGGTCGCCCGCCGCGTTGCCGATGTTGGCCTGGACGAGGGAGAGGGCGAGGGCAGCGGCGGCGAGCCCGGCGACTCTGCGGCGCCAGGAACGGGGGGATCGCCGACGGCGGTGTTCGCGA carries:
- a CDS encoding LacI family transcriptional regulator translates to MTAEVEPPVRPTLEDVAAVAGVSRATVSRVINGATTVDPALRTVVEEAVATTGYVPNRAARSLVTRRTDSVALVISERERRPDSEPFVGRMFSDPYFGRVVGGLLEVLRPAGIQMVLMLADDEASRNQLLSYLRHGHVDGVVLVTSHADDPLPGLLEDTRLPAVLAGRPPRPSSLAYVEVDQQAGARLAADHLAALGRRRIGTISGPQDRPAGQVRLAGFLEALAAHGIEDVACAEGDFTHLGGAAAMRRLLAEQPGLDGVFIASDLMALGALPVLLRAGRDVPSDVAVVGFDDSSAAAACDPPLTTVRQPVEEMAAEMARLLLKQIGGPGGPSPSVVFPPTLVRRQSA
- a CDS encoding DUF305 domain-containing protein; translation: MNRSAPARPLVALCLSALLVLTASAGCSPATDPAPGPSAVRKTASAPSTDAAWVQLMTPMNEKAVALLALAADRATEPRLRAFADRLRSGQESELKRLKALLVRMGLPRTDVHAGHDMPGMVTEQDLAAAEAAEGSAFDRLFLKLVHDHLRHSAQVSRSEIDAGARADAKRLAAALVTAREAALTELEGLPEAARALG